A portion of the Malania oleifera isolate guangnan ecotype guangnan chromosome 3, ASM2987363v1, whole genome shotgun sequence genome contains these proteins:
- the LOC131150883 gene encoding uncharacterized protein LOC131150883, with the protein MDAVHVEEQLTSGASSRIIPVFKNLRRSVVSWQSLQRALVFLHSILLWFLLLIRPRHRFSPPPPPPSPTSASVKPSRRRFVSRRYEEDTLRRRALAEGLEMVTETTEDGTTVCRWSTSLFFGVLRNALFCRSWFPAGDEIKGILIIIHGLNEHSGRYAHFARQLTSCNFGVYAMDWIGHGGSDGLHGYVPSLDHVVADTGAFLEKIKSENPGIPCFLFGHSTGGAVVLKAASDPYIEQMLEGIVLTSPALRVKPAHPIVRAVAPLFSLVVPTFQFKGANKRGIPVSRDPAALLAKYSDPLVYTGPIRVRTGHEILRISSYLMRNFKAVTVPFFVLHGTADRVTDPFASQDLYNEAASEFKDIRLYDGFLHDLLFEPEREEIAQDIIAWMGKRLGAGPSGY; encoded by the exons ATGGACGCGGTGCACGTAGAAGAGCAGCTGACCTCCGGCGCTAGCAGCCGGATAATCCCAGTCTTCAAGAACCTGCGGCGCTCCGTTGTGTCGTGGCAGTCGCTTCAGCGAGCTCTGGTCTTCCTCCACTCGATTCTCCTCTGGTTCCTCCTCCTTATTCGTCCTCGCCACCGCTTCTCCCCTCCTCCGCCGCCACCCTCACCGACGTCGGCGTCGGTGAAGCCTTCAAGGCGGAGGTTCGTCTCCCGGAGATACGAAGAGGACACGCTGCGAAGGAGAGCCCTCGCCGAGGGTCTTGAGATGGTGACCGAGACGACCGAAGACGGGACCACCGTGTGTCGGTGGAGCACGTCCTTGTTCTTCGGAGTTCTACGGAACGCTTTGTTTTGCCGGTCGTGGTTTCCGGCTGGTGATGAGATAAA GGGAATATTGATCATCATTCATGGGCTAAACGAACACAG TGGAAGATATGCTCATTTTGCAAGGCAACTAACCTCATGCAACTTTGGGGTCTATGCAATGGATTGGATAG GTCATGGTGGGAGTGATGGCCTGCATGGATATGTACCTTCACTTGATCATGTTGTTGCAGACACT GGGGCTTTCTTGGAAAAGATTAAATCTGAAAACCCTGGTATTCCATGCTTCCTTTTTGGTCACTCAACTGGAGGAGCTGTGGTTTTAAAG GCAGCTTCCGATCCTTATATTGAACAAATGTTGGAGGGAATTGTACTGACGTCACCAGCTTTGCGTGTTAAGCCAGCACATCCAATCGTTAGG GCTGTTGCTCCTCTATTCTCTCTAGTTGTTCCCACATTCCAGTTCAAAGGTGCCAACAAAAGGGGCATTCCAGTATCAAGGGATCCTGCTGCACTGCTGGCCAAATATTCTGACCCATTGGTCTACACTGGACCAATAAGGGTCCGAACAGGCCATGAAATATTGCGCATCTCCTCTTACTTGATGCGGAACTTTAAGGCCGTGACAGTCCCATTCTTTGTCCTTCATGGAACTGCTGATAGAGTCACAGATCCGTTTGCCTCGCAGGATTTGTACAACGAGGCAGCATCGGAGTTCAAAGACATAAGGCTTTACGATGGTTTTCTTCACGACCTTCTGTTTGAGCCAGAGCGAGAAGAAATCGCACAGGATATCATAGCCTGGATGGGGAAGAGACTAGGTGCTGGACCAAGTGGTTACTAA